The genomic segment CACGAAGGCATTCGGGGACGAGCCCGAAGGCACGCTGCTCAGTTCAATGGAGGTCGCTCGCCAGTCGATCGACATCCTGCTCGCACATCAGACCGGGCACATCATCGACATCCGCCGCGAAGACGGACCCGCAGCTATCGGCGGCGGCAGCTAACCCTTACGGTCCCGTTGCGCCGGTGATCTGCTTCTCGGCCCACTCGCGATCACGCAGTTCGATTGCGTTGGTGCAGGCCTCGACGAAGTTCTTGGTCGCCACACCTGGCTTCGGGTTGCCGAGGTAGTACGTGATGAGCTTCTTGCGCAGTGCCTTGGTCGGATCCTTCGTCAGCTGCTCCTCGACCTCGGCGGCAATGTCGTCCTTGGCCGACAGCTGAGGAACGATGATCATCAGCCGGCTCGGGGGATAGGGCACTGAGGGCGTCGTCACCAGCAGGGGCTTGCCAGTCGGCAGCCAGTTGAGCGTGACGGCGGAGACGTCGGTGATTAGCAGGTCGGCGTCTGCGAACGACTTCTCAAGCGGTACGTCAGTGTCGATGCGCTCGGCGAGCAGCCGCACGGCCTTGTCGACTTCGGCGTAGGACGGTCGGATGACACCGTTGAGCGGGTGCGGGCGATAGATCACCCGGTAGTGGCCCAGGAGCTGCTGCATGATCTTCTCGCCGTGAGTCTCGACCGACCCGTACGACACGGACGGCTGCGAGGCCTCCCACGTGGGCGCGTAGAGGACGGTCTGTCGGCCATCGGGCGACGGCTCACCCTCGAACTTCTCAGCGGCGTCGAGTTGCGGCTGGCCGATCAGCACGCTGCGGGCCTCCGCGTCGTACGACATGACCGCCGAGAGCGTACGGTCCAGCGCTGCCTGGCCGGCGAGGAAGCAGAAGTCGTACGCCTTGACCTGGTTGGAGACGGACACGCCCTTGTCGCTGTCGCCGTGACCGAGATAGACGTGCACCATCGAGCTGAAGCGGAGCGATTCGAAGTTGACGGGATCGTGGTTCACGTAGAGCGCGAGCTTGATCTCACTCAGCGACAGGATCTCGTCGAGCTGGCCGTAGCGGGCGAGCGTCACGCAGTCGAAGTCGGTCTCCTTGCGGACGACCTTGGCGGTGCGTGAGTCCTTGAAGACGCAGACGATGGGGTGGACCGCGTCGAGTGCCTTGAGAGCGTGGAACCAGGGGCGTAGCTGGTAGAGGCTGTCCTTGGCCGTCGGGAAGTAGACCATCACCTGCTGGGCGAACGGCTTGCCCAGACGGTCCTCGTCGGTGACCTTGTCGGGCATGCCGACCGGCAGGAAGCGCGAGCGGCGCAGGCGTTTGATCGCCCACAGCTGCAGGCGACGGGTCAGTCCGACGCGGGCCTCAGACGCCATCGTCGACCAGACCAGGTCCGTCGAGGGGCAAGCCATTGGTGAAGTGTGGGGCGAGTTTGTTGTCGTACATGCTGAGCGCCGCTCCGATGGCCATGTGCATGTCGAGGTACTGGTACGTGCCGAGCCTGCCGCCGAACAGCACGTTGGCTTCGTCCTTGGCCAGCTCGCGGTA from the Aeromicrobium panaciterrae genome contains:
- a CDS encoding CDP-glycerol glycerophosphotransferase family protein — its product is MACPSTDLVWSTMASEARVGLTRRLQLWAIKRLRRSRFLPVGMPDKVTDEDRLGKPFAQQVMVYFPTAKDSLYQLRPWFHALKALDAVHPIVCVFKDSRTAKVVRKETDFDCVTLARYGQLDEILSLSEIKLALYVNHDPVNFESLRFSSMVHVYLGHGDSDKGVSVSNQVKAYDFCFLAGQAALDRTLSAVMSYDAEARSVLIGQPQLDAAEKFEGEPSPDGRQTVLYAPTWEASQPSVSYGSVETHGEKIMQQLLGHYRVIYRPHPLNGVIRPSYAEVDKAVRLLAERIDTDVPLEKSFADADLLITDVSAVTLNWLPTGKPLLVTTPSVPYPPSRLMIIVPQLSAKDDIAAEVEEQLTKDPTKALRKKLITYYLGNPKPGVATKNFVEACTNAIELRDREWAEKQITGATGP